In one window of Mesorhizobium sp. B2-1-1 DNA:
- a CDS encoding ornithine cyclodeaminase family protein, producing the protein MLTISAAEVDQSLTFPGLVDTLRVAFRDGAVQPVRHHHTVERPDGAASTLLLMPAWTDFNAAGISAGGHIGVKIVTVSPDNNAIGKPAVMGVYLLLNGATGEPEALIDGQRLTQWRTACASALAASYLAREDASRLLVIGAGALSPFLAKAHCAVRPIRTIRIWNRTLDNAEKVAAGLRAEGFAASAATDLDAELGQADIVSSATIATDPLIKGARLKPGSHVDMVGGFTPTMRESDDEAIGRARVYVDTRAGATKEAGDIVIPLASGVLKSEAIIADLHELARGQKQGRRSADEITLFKSVGAALEDLAAGIAVYKALRT; encoded by the coding sequence ATGCTGACCATTTCGGCCGCAGAGGTCGACCAGTCGTTGACCTTCCCGGGCCTAGTGGACACGCTGCGCGTGGCTTTCCGTGACGGCGCGGTGCAACCTGTCCGGCACCATCACACGGTCGAACGGCCGGACGGTGCGGCCTCGACCTTGCTGCTGATGCCGGCCTGGACCGATTTCAACGCAGCCGGCATCTCGGCCGGGGGGCATATCGGCGTCAAGATCGTTACCGTCTCGCCCGACAACAATGCCATCGGCAAACCGGCAGTGATGGGGGTCTATCTCCTGCTCAACGGCGCCACCGGCGAACCGGAGGCCCTGATCGACGGCCAGCGGCTGACGCAATGGCGCACGGCCTGCGCCTCGGCGCTCGCCGCATCCTATCTGGCGCGCGAAGACGCTTCCCGGCTGCTGGTGATCGGGGCCGGTGCGCTGTCGCCATTCCTCGCCAAGGCGCATTGCGCCGTGCGGCCGATCAGGACCATCCGCATCTGGAATCGCACCTTGGACAACGCCGAGAAGGTCGCCGCCGGACTGCGCGCCGAGGGCTTCGCGGCGAGCGCAGCGACCGATCTCGATGCCGAGCTCGGCCAGGCCGATATCGTCTCGTCGGCGACGATCGCCACCGATCCGCTGATCAAGGGCGCCCGCCTGAAGCCGGGAAGCCATGTCGACATGGTCGGCGGCTTCACCCCGACAATGCGCGAAAGCGACGACGAGGCGATAGGGCGCGCCCGCGTCTATGTCGACACCCGCGCCGGCGCCACCAAGGAAGCGGGCGACATCGTCATACCGCTCGCTTCCGGCGTGCTGAAATCGGAAGCCATCATAGCCGATTTGCACGAGCTGGCGCGCGGTCAGAAGCAAGGGCGCCGGAGCGCCGACGAGATCACGCTGTTCAAGTCGGTCGGCGCCGCGCTCGAGGACCTTGCCGCCGGCATTGCCGTCTACAAGGCGCTCAGGACCTAG
- a CDS encoding DUF1049 domain-containing protein: protein MLNRFMLIVVFVPLAVILIALAVANRELVAFTLDPFNPGNPALTLTLPLFIFLFLALAVGMVVGSLATWVKQGRYRKLARQRGVEAENLRQAIGRTPSTPQGPVLPKPTN from the coding sequence ATGCTCAATCGCTTCATGCTCATCGTGGTCTTCGTGCCCCTGGCGGTCATCCTGATCGCGCTGGCCGTCGCCAATCGCGAACTCGTCGCCTTCACGCTGGATCCGTTCAATCCCGGCAATCCGGCGCTGACGCTCACTTTGCCGCTGTTCATCTTCCTGTTCCTGGCCCTCGCCGTCGGCATGGTCGTCGGCAGCCTGGCGACCTGGGTCAAGCAGGGACGTTACCGCAAGCTGGCGCGCCAGCGCGGCGTCGAGGCCGAGAACCTGCGCCAGGCGATCGGCCGCACCCCGTCGACACCGCAGGGACCGGTGCTGCCGAAGCCGACCAACTGA
- a CDS encoding integration host factor subunit beta, with the protein MIKSELVQIIATRNPHLFLRDVENIVGAIFDEITDALAEGNRVELRGFGAFSVKNRPARTGRNPRTGESVEVEEKWVPFFKTGKELRERLNGGK; encoded by the coding sequence ATGATCAAGTCCGAACTTGTGCAGATTATTGCCACGCGCAATCCGCATCTTTTCCTGCGCGACGTTGAAAACATCGTCGGCGCGATTTTCGACGAGATCACCGACGCGCTCGCCGAAGGCAACCGGGTCGAATTGCGTGGCTTCGGTGCCTTTTCGGTGAAAAATCGCCCCGCCCGCACCGGCCGCAACCCGCGCACCGGTGAATCCGTCGAGGTCGAGGAGAAATGGGTGCCTTTCTTCAAGACCGGCAAGGAACTGCGCGAAAGGCTGAATGGCGGAAAATAG
- the sppA gene encoding signal peptide peptidase SppA, translating into MALRADDLIDRRRLRRKLTFWRAAAIAIVALGVIAISAWFYRDDFGGSAVDHIAKVRIEGTITEDDELIERLEAIRKSPRVKGVILAIDSPGGTTVGGESIYEEVRKLAADKPVAAEVGTLAASAGYMIASATDHIVARKTSIVGSIGVLIQYPDVSGLMDKLGVKLEEVKSSPLKASPSPFKPTNDDERAMVRKLILDSYDWFVGIVAERRKMTREQALALADGSIFTGRQGVANGLIDAVGGETEAIDWLATKGVDSKLKVVEWKDTERRGGFLFSKAMVRTIAGALGLPDYSGDIIHELGADRLFLDGLVSVWHP; encoded by the coding sequence ATGGCATTGAGAGCCGACGACCTGATCGACCGCCGCCGCTTGCGGCGTAAGCTGACCTTCTGGCGCGCTGCGGCCATCGCCATCGTTGCGCTCGGCGTGATTGCGATCTCGGCCTGGTTCTATCGCGACGATTTCGGCGGGTCGGCCGTCGATCATATCGCCAAGGTCAGGATCGAAGGCACCATAACCGAGGACGACGAACTGATCGAGCGGCTGGAAGCCATCCGCAAGTCGCCGAGGGTGAAAGGCGTGATCCTCGCCATCGATTCCCCCGGCGGCACCACCGTCGGCGGTGAATCGATCTATGAGGAGGTGCGCAAGCTCGCCGCCGACAAGCCTGTCGCGGCCGAGGTCGGCACGCTCGCCGCGTCGGCCGGCTACATGATCGCGAGCGCCACCGATCACATCGTCGCCCGCAAGACCTCGATCGTCGGCTCGATCGGCGTGTTGATCCAGTATCCTGATGTCAGCGGCCTGATGGACAAGCTCGGCGTCAAGCTGGAGGAAGTGAAATCCTCGCCGCTCAAGGCCTCGCCCTCGCCTTTCAAGCCGACCAACGACGACGAGCGCGCCATGGTCCGCAAGCTCATCCTCGACAGCTACGACTGGTTCGTCGGCATCGTCGCCGAACGCCGCAAGATGACCCGCGAGCAAGCGCTGGCGCTCGCCGACGGATCGATCTTCACCGGTCGCCAAGGGGTCGCCAACGGCCTGATCGACGCCGTCGGCGGCGAGACCGAGGCGATCGACTGGCTGGCGACCAAGGGCGTCGACTCGAAACTCAAGGTGGTCGAATGGAAGGACACGGAGCGGCGCGGCGGCTTCCTGTTTTCCAAAGCGATGGTGCGCACGATCGCCGGCGCGCTCGGCCTGCCGGACTACAGCGGCGATATCATCCATGAACTTGGCGCCGACCGCTTGTTTCTTGACGGTCTCGTTTCCGTCTGGCACCCTTGA
- the lptC gene encoding LPS export ABC transporter periplasmic protein LptC produces MLARTSEASSTETELAPPADGPARGDAFDRARRHSRRVRVLKFAVPVLAALIAIAFPVYSYLAAPVSVAVQAEGTAFSNGKLVMANPKLNGFTKQKLPYSMTALRAIQDVSTQGIIELDGIDAKVPIAADNVAAIKATHGTYDRDGNTMHLTSDVTIATTDGLQARFKSVFLDMGKGTMKTDDPVDVSRDGSQITANSLSVQDNGKVLVFENKVRVNIDPANLKAAEAKGEEANVAH; encoded by the coding sequence ATGTTAGCGCGAACGAGTGAAGCGAGCAGCACCGAGACGGAGTTGGCTCCCCCGGCGGACGGCCCGGCGAGGGGGGACGCGTTCGATCGCGCACGGCGGCATTCGCGCCGGGTGCGCGTGCTCAAATTCGCCGTGCCGGTGCTAGCGGCGTTGATCGCCATTGCCTTCCCGGTCTATTCCTACCTCGCCGCACCGGTGTCCGTCGCGGTCCAGGCGGAAGGCACCGCCTTTTCCAACGGCAAGCTGGTGATGGCCAACCCCAAGCTCAACGGCTTCACCAAGCAGAAATTGCCCTATTCCATGACGGCATTGCGCGCCATACAGGACGTCAGCACGCAAGGCATCATCGAACTCGACGGCATCGACGCCAAGGTGCCGATCGCGGCCGACAATGTCGCTGCGATCAAAGCCACGCATGGTACCTACGATCGCGACGGCAATACGATGCACCTGACCAGCGACGTCACGATCGCCACGACCGACGGCCTTCAGGCCAGGTTCAAATCGGTCTTCCTCGACATGGGCAAAGGCACTATGAAGACGGATGACCCCGTGGACGTCAGCCGTGACGGGTCGCAGATCACCGCGAATTCCTTGTCGGTGCAGGACAATGGCAAGGTTCTGGTGTTCGAGAACAAGGTGCGCGTCAATATCGATCCCGCCAATCTGAAGGCGGCAGAGGCAAAGGGCGAAGAAGCGAATGTGGCTCATTAG
- a CDS encoding LptA/OstA family protein: protein MWLISSTRLAAAASALLLLGLAPALAQSTAESASGLKLSGDKPIQIESDKLEVRQADNVAVFTGNVTVVQGPTLLKSGKMMVYYVKDPNAAAKGTEAAGAAMTGSANIDHLEVSGKVYIKSNDQIATGDNGTFDMKTQVLVLSGKEVVLSQGPNVLKGCKLTVQMKTGLANVDGCGGRVIMSMTPPPKSGATNP from the coding sequence ATGTGGCTCATTAGTTCGACACGGCTTGCCGCCGCAGCTTCGGCGCTGCTTTTGCTGGGGCTTGCGCCGGCGCTGGCGCAATCCACCGCCGAGAGCGCGTCTGGGCTCAAACTGTCGGGCGACAAGCCCATCCAGATCGAGAGCGACAAGCTGGAGGTCCGGCAGGCAGACAACGTCGCCGTGTTCACCGGCAACGTCACGGTCGTGCAGGGACCGACCCTGCTCAAGTCCGGCAAGATGATGGTCTACTACGTCAAGGACCCGAACGCGGCCGCAAAGGGGACGGAAGCAGCGGGAGCGGCGATGACCGGCTCCGCCAACATCGACCACCTTGAAGTCAGCGGAAAAGTTTACATCAAGTCGAATGACCAGATCGCGACCGGCGACAATGGCACCTTCGACATGAAGACGCAGGTGCTGGTCCTGTCCGGCAAGGAAGTGGTGCTGTCGCAAGGCCCCAATGTCCTCAAGGGCTGCAAGCTCACCGTGCAGATGAAGACCGGCCTCGCCAATGTCGACGGCTGCGGCGGACGTGTCATCATGTCGATGACGCCACCGCCGAAATCGGGAGCGACGAACCCCTGA
- the lptB gene encoding LPS export ABC transporter ATP-binding protein, translated as MASLSSLTARLPGRAAGKVSAPATVTADKAKFKGTLIAKGLTKSYKGRKVVSGVTLGVRAGEAVGLLGPNGAGKTTCFYMVTGLVPVDEGTIEIDGFDVTSMPMYRRARLGIGYLPQEASIFRGLSVEQNIRAVLEVVEKSRKERERSLDELLEEFHISHLRKAPSMSLSGGERRRLEIARALATRPAYMLLDEPFAGIDPIAVADIQQLVRHLTARGIGVLITDHNVRETLGLIDRAYIIHAGQVLTHGRADEVVANPDVRRLYLGEGFTL; from the coding sequence ATGGCCAGCCTGTCGTCGCTGACGGCGCGTCTTCCGGGGCGGGCCGCCGGCAAGGTTTCGGCTCCGGCCACGGTCACCGCCGATAAGGCGAAGTTCAAGGGAACCTTGATCGCCAAGGGCCTGACCAAGAGCTACAAGGGTCGCAAGGTGGTCAGCGGCGTCACGCTCGGGGTGCGTGCCGGCGAGGCCGTCGGGCTGCTCGGTCCGAACGGTGCCGGCAAGACCACCTGTTTCTACATGGTCACCGGCCTGGTGCCGGTGGACGAGGGCACGATCGAGATCGACGGCTTCGATGTCACCTCCATGCCGATGTACCGGCGTGCGCGTCTGGGCATCGGCTATCTGCCGCAGGAGGCCTCGATCTTCCGCGGCCTCAGCGTCGAGCAGAACATTCGCGCCGTGCTGGAAGTGGTCGAAAAGAGCCGCAAGGAGCGCGAGCGCAGCCTCGACGAACTGCTCGAGGAGTTCCATATCAGCCATTTGCGCAAGGCGCCGTCGATGTCGCTTTCCGGCGGCGAACGTCGGCGCCTGGAGATCGCGCGTGCGCTGGCCACGCGCCCGGCCTACATGCTGCTCGACGAGCCTTTCGCCGGCATCGACCCGATCGCCGTCGCCGACATCCAGCAACTGGTGCGTCATTTGACGGCGCGCGGCATCGGCGTGCTCATCACCGATCACAATGTGCGCGAGACGCTCGGCCTGATCGACCGCGCCTACATCATCCATGCCGGCCAGGTGCTCACTCATGGCCGGGCCGATGAAGTGGTCGCAAATCCCGACGTGCGGCGGCTCTATCTGGGCGAGGGATTCACGCTTTGA
- the rpoN gene encoding RNA polymerase factor sigma-54: MALAAKLQLRQSQSLVMTPQLMQSIRLLQFTHAELEHFIDEEIERNPLLERAEPQDDAASDQVPRTEAAPETADDGDWFETEAGWSAEAISEKLDTSLENLFPDDPGTSERLGPDLTAQWKSATGNGGTSSSEGFDAGDMAATAITLRDHVSEQIALAFADPAARLIAGELADGLDETGYMRADTAEIASRLGSGADAVAKVLSVCQTFEPSGLFARDLAECLSLQLAVRDRLDPAMKALIANLELLARRDFHTLKRICGVDEEDLLDMLAEIRALDPRPGMAFSGGASDAVIADVEVRAANDGSWTVELNAETLPRVLVDHIYFAQVSPHAKNQAEKDFLAECLQNANWLTRSLDQRAKTILKVASEIVRQQDAFLVHGVRQLKPLNLRTVADAIGMHESTVSRVTANKYMLTPRGVFELRYFFTASIAASGGGEAYSSEAVRDRIKQLIDEEKTVDVLSDDAIVDMLRESGVDIARRTVAKYREGMNIPSSVQRRREKRALASAGR; this comes from the coding sequence ATGGCGTTGGCGGCGAAACTACAGCTACGACAGTCGCAGTCGCTGGTGATGACGCCACAGCTGATGCAGTCGATCCGGCTGCTGCAGTTCACCCATGCTGAACTCGAGCACTTCATCGACGAGGAGATCGAGCGCAATCCGTTGCTGGAGCGCGCCGAGCCGCAGGACGACGCCGCCAGCGACCAGGTGCCGAGGACCGAGGCGGCACCGGAAACGGCCGACGACGGCGACTGGTTCGAGACCGAAGCGGGATGGAGCGCCGAGGCAATCTCGGAAAAGCTCGACACATCGCTGGAGAACCTGTTCCCGGACGACCCGGGCACCAGCGAGCGACTCGGACCAGACCTCACGGCACAGTGGAAATCGGCGACCGGCAATGGCGGCACGTCCTCGTCCGAAGGCTTCGATGCCGGCGACATGGCTGCGACCGCGATCACGCTGCGCGATCATGTCAGCGAGCAGATTGCGCTCGCTTTCGCCGATCCGGCGGCGCGCCTGATCGCCGGCGAACTCGCGGACGGCCTCGACGAGACCGGCTATATGCGCGCCGATACGGCTGAGATAGCTTCGCGCCTTGGTAGCGGCGCCGACGCCGTGGCCAAGGTGCTGTCGGTGTGCCAGACCTTCGAGCCGTCCGGCCTGTTCGCCCGCGACCTTGCCGAATGCCTGTCGCTGCAACTTGCCGTGCGCGACAGGCTCGATCCGGCGATGAAGGCGCTGATTGCCAATCTCGAACTCCTGGCGCGCCGCGATTTCCACACGCTGAAGCGGATCTGCGGCGTCGACGAAGAGGACCTGCTGGACATGCTGGCCGAGATCCGGGCGCTCGATCCGCGGCCGGGCATGGCATTTTCGGGCGGCGCCAGCGACGCCGTCATTGCCGATGTCGAGGTGCGCGCGGCCAATGACGGCAGCTGGACGGTCGAGCTCAACGCCGAAACGCTGCCGCGCGTGCTGGTCGACCACATCTATTTCGCGCAGGTTTCGCCGCACGCCAAGAACCAGGCTGAAAAGGATTTCCTGGCCGAGTGCCTGCAGAACGCCAATTGGCTGACGCGCAGCCTCGATCAGCGGGCAAAGACCATTCTCAAGGTCGCATCGGAGATCGTGCGCCAGCAGGATGCCTTCCTCGTCCATGGCGTGCGCCAGCTGAAGCCGCTCAACCTGCGCACGGTGGCCGACGCGATAGGCATGCACGAATCGACCGTCAGCCGGGTTACCGCGAACAAGTACATGCTGACGCCGCGCGGCGTGTTCGAACTGCGCTATTTCTTCACCGCCTCGATAGCCGCGTCGGGCGGTGGCGAGGCGTATTCGTCGGAAGCGGTGCGCGACCGCATCAAGCAATTGATCGATGAGGAAAAAACCGTCGACGTCCTGTCCGACGACGCGATCGTCGACATGTTGCGCGAAAGCGGCGTCGATATCGCCAGGCGCACGGTCGCCAAATACAGGGAAGGCATGAATATCCCGTCCTCGGTGCAGCGCCGGCGCGAGAAGCGGGCCCTTGCCAGCGCCGGGCGCTAG
- the hpf gene encoding ribosome hibernation-promoting factor, HPF/YfiA family: MNLRISGKHMDIGDAFRTRINDRVGEAIGKYFDRGFAGHVTVIKSGSRYSADCMIRLDSGASLQATGDAQDPTLAFEAAADRLETRLRRYKRRLKSHNSGNGELTDIAYTVMAPLADDDEDIPEDFAPAIVAESTMTLKTMSVASAVIELDTKDSPVFVFRNAGNNHINIVYRRPDGNIGWIDPSTTKVAQG; this comes from the coding sequence ATGAATCTGCGCATATCGGGAAAACACATGGATATCGGCGATGCGTTCCGTACGCGCATCAACGATCGTGTCGGCGAGGCGATCGGCAAATATTTCGACCGCGGCTTTGCCGGACATGTCACCGTCATCAAATCGGGCTCGCGCTATTCGGCGGATTGCATGATCCGGCTGGATTCCGGCGCTTCGCTGCAGGCGACCGGCGATGCCCAGGACCCGACGCTGGCTTTCGAGGCCGCGGCGGATCGTCTGGAAACCCGGCTTCGGCGCTACAAGCGCCGGCTGAAATCGCACAATTCGGGCAATGGCGAGCTCACCGATATCGCCTACACGGTGATGGCGCCACTCGCCGATGACGACGAGGACATTCCGGAGGATTTTGCGCCGGCCATCGTCGCCGAATCGACCATGACGCTGAAGACCATGTCGGTGGCGTCGGCGGTCATAGAACTCGACACAAAGGACAGTCCGGTCTTCGTCTTCCGCAACGCCGGAAACAATCACATCAACATCGTCTATCGCCGGCCGGATGGGAACATCGGCTGGATCGATCCGTCCACGACCAAGGTCGCACAGGGATAA
- the ptsN gene encoding PTS IIA-like nitrogen regulatory protein PtsN: MDLSDLINVPAILPALKANSKKQLLQLLSERAAAISGIPEREVFDTILQRERLGSTGVGNGIAIPHGKLAGVKRIAGVFARLETPVDFEALDDQPVDLVFLLLAPEGAGADHLKALSRIARVLRDADTVAKIRGTRDAVAIHALLSDTQASHAA; this comes from the coding sequence ATGGATCTGAGCGATCTCATCAACGTTCCGGCGATATTGCCGGCGTTGAAGGCGAACTCCAAGAAGCAGCTTCTGCAATTGCTGTCGGAGAGGGCGGCCGCGATTTCCGGCATTCCGGAGCGGGAGGTGTTCGACACGATCCTGCAGCGCGAGCGGCTCGGCTCGACGGGGGTCGGCAACGGCATCGCCATTCCGCACGGCAAGCTGGCCGGCGTGAAGCGCATCGCCGGCGTGTTCGCCCGCCTGGAGACGCCGGTCGATTTCGAGGCGCTCGACGACCAGCCGGTCGACCTGGTGTTCCTGCTGCTGGCCCCTGAAGGGGCCGGCGCCGATCATCTGAAGGCGCTGTCGCGCATCGCGCGGGTGCTGCGCGACGCCGATACGGTGGCCAAGATCAGGGGAACGCGCGACGCCGTGGCGATCCACGCGCTTTTATCGGACACCCAGGCCTCGCACGCGGCCTGA
- a CDS encoding DUF1150 family protein, translating to MTRTDQNPTQNPTMTSGEFAHLGEGSVAYLRKVTSEELLGRFPGIGEIAPGMELWALFAANGQPILLSDARDRALAGAMENDLTTVAIH from the coding sequence ATGACCAGAACTGACCAAAATCCTACACAAAATCCCACCATGACCAGCGGTGAATTCGCCCATCTCGGCGAGGGCTCGGTCGCTTATCTGCGCAAGGTTACGAGCGAGGAACTGCTCGGCCGTTTCCCGGGCATTGGCGAAATCGCGCCCGGCATGGAATTGTGGGCGCTGTTTGCCGCCAACGGCCAGCCGATCCTGCTTTCAGATGCGCGCGATCGCGCGCTGGCCGGCGCCATGGAAAACGACCTGACCACGGTCGCCATTCATTAA
- a CDS encoding Hsp20 family protein, whose product MSRMTPFSSPLLLGFDAMEKTLERLAKSGDSYPPYNIERLSGADGKAERLRITLAVAGFAESDLDVTTEENQLVVRGRQTDDTEREFLHRGIAARQFQRCFVLADGMRVIAAELKNGLLSIDLDRPESERLVRKINISVKD is encoded by the coding sequence ATGAGCCGAATGACGCCTTTCTCCAGCCCGCTTCTCCTGGGTTTCGACGCCATGGAAAAGACGCTGGAGCGCCTGGCGAAATCCGGTGACAGCTATCCTCCTTACAACATCGAGCGGCTCAGCGGCGCCGACGGCAAGGCCGAAAGGCTGCGCATCACGCTCGCTGTCGCCGGTTTCGCCGAAAGCGATCTCGATGTCACCACGGAGGAAAACCAGTTGGTCGTGCGCGGTCGTCAGACCGACGATACCGAGCGCGAATTTCTTCACCGCGGCATCGCCGCACGCCAATTCCAGCGCTGCTTCGTGCTGGCCGACGGCATGCGGGTGATTGCGGCGGAGCTGAAGAACGGCCTTTTGTCGATCGATCTCGATCGGCCCGAGTCCGAGCGGCTGGTACGGAAAATAAACATATCGGTGAAAGACTGA
- a CDS encoding nucleoside hydrolase, which produces MPQTRKIIIDTDPGQDDAVAILLALGSPELEIVGISAVAGNVPLNLTEKNARKICELAGRPDIKVYAGAVRPLARELVTAEAVHGQTGLNGPQLPEPTMKLQDKYAVDFIVETLMKEESGSITLCALGPLTNIALALIREPKIAPRIKEIILMGGGFFEGGNVTPAAEFNIYVDPHAAEVVLKSGIPIVLMPLDVTHKALTTAKRTQAFRKLGTKVGTATAEMLEFFERFDEEKYGTDGGPLHDPCVIAYLLKPELFKGRNCNVSVETSSELTMGMTVIDWWGVTKREKNAKVMGDIDHDGFFALLLERLGRL; this is translated from the coding sequence ATGCCCCAAACACGCAAGATCATCATCGACACGGATCCTGGCCAGGACGATGCCGTCGCCATATTGCTGGCGCTTGGCAGCCCCGAGCTGGAGATCGTCGGCATATCAGCCGTAGCCGGCAACGTGCCGCTGAACCTTACCGAAAAGAACGCCCGCAAGATCTGCGAACTGGCCGGCCGACCCGACATCAAGGTCTATGCCGGCGCCGTCCGTCCGCTGGCGCGTGAACTGGTTACGGCCGAGGCGGTGCATGGCCAAACTGGCCTCAACGGGCCACAATTGCCCGAACCGACGATGAAGCTGCAGGATAAGTACGCCGTCGATTTCATCGTCGAGACGCTGATGAAGGAAGAGAGCGGCAGCATCACGCTGTGCGCTCTCGGGCCGCTCACCAATATCGCGCTGGCGCTGATCCGCGAGCCGAAGATCGCGCCGCGCATCAAGGAAATCATCCTGATGGGCGGTGGCTTCTTCGAAGGCGGCAATGTCACGCCGGCGGCCGAATTCAACATTTATGTCGATCCGCACGCGGCCGAGGTGGTGTTGAAATCCGGCATTCCGATCGTGCTGATGCCGCTCGACGTCACCCACAAGGCGCTGACCACCGCCAAGCGCACCCAGGCCTTTCGCAAGCTCGGCACCAAGGTCGGTACCGCAACGGCCGAGATGCTGGAGTTTTTCGAGCGTTTCGACGAGGAGAAATACGGCACCGATGGCGGGCCGCTGCATGACCCCTGCGTCATCGCCTACCTGTTGAAACCGGAGCTGTTCAAAGGCCGTAACTGCAATGTCAGCGTGGAAACCAGCTCGGAACTGACCATGGGCATGACCGTGATCGACTGGTGGGGCGTCACCAAGCGGGAAAAGAACGCCAAGGTGATGGGCGACATCGACCATGACGGCTTCTTCGCGCTGTTGCTGGAACGGCTGGGGCGGCTTTAA
- a CDS encoding LysE family translocator gives MSLELYAAYVLACVVIILVPGPTVTLIIANSIRHGSRAGLANVAGTQAGLAVMIAIVGIGLNTLISGMGHWFEWVRLIGAAYLIWMGVQMFRSKGKLNADGTARKPRGGFFVQGLLVALSNPKTLIFFGAFFPQFIAPQGNYSLQIAVMGLTAMIFAAMSDSTYALAAGRAGRILSARRVKLLSRISGSFMIGGGLWLAFSRSK, from the coding sequence ATGTCGCTGGAACTCTATGCCGCCTATGTCCTTGCGTGCGTCGTCATCATCCTGGTGCCAGGGCCGACGGTCACGCTGATCATCGCCAACAGCATCCGTCATGGCTCCCGCGCCGGCCTGGCCAATGTCGCCGGCACGCAGGCCGGCCTGGCGGTCATGATCGCCATCGTCGGCATCGGCCTCAACACGCTGATATCGGGTATGGGGCACTGGTTCGAATGGGTGCGGCTGATCGGTGCCGCCTACCTGATCTGGATGGGCGTGCAGATGTTCCGGTCCAAGGGCAAGCTGAACGCCGACGGAACGGCGCGGAAGCCGCGCGGCGGCTTTTTCGTGCAGGGCCTGCTGGTAGCGCTCAGCAACCCGAAGACGCTGATCTTCTTCGGCGCCTTCTTTCCGCAATTCATCGCGCCGCAAGGCAATTATTCGCTGCAGATCGCCGTCATGGGCCTCACCGCCATGATCTTCGCCGCCATGTCGGATTCGACTTATGCGCTGGCCGCCGGCCGCGCCGGTCGCATCCTGTCCGCCCGCCGCGTCAAGCTCCTGTCCAGGATCAGCGGCAGCTTCATGATCGGCGGCGGCCTGTGGCTGGCGTTTTCACGGTCGAAGTGA